A stretch of DNA from Halodesulfovibrio sp. MK-HDV:
CCTCATGAATTTCAGAAAGCGTTGCCATACCTGTAGACATAATTACAGGCAGTTCAGTCGAAGCAATTTTTTTAAGTAACGGGATATCAATAACTTCGAAACTTGCTACCTTGAAACAAGGAACACCCACATCCATTAAATAATCAACGGCTGTATTATCAAATGGAGTTGAGAAACAATCCATTCCCAGCCCATTGGCGAGAGTCTTAAGGTGCTGGTGCCAGTCCCACGGCATATATGCTTCTTCATATAAATCATAAAATGTTCTTCCAGCCCAACAGGATGTGCCTTCAATTTTGAAGTACGGCTGCGACGACGGAATCGTTAAGCTGTCTGCAGTATACGTTTGCAGCTTAATGGCATCAGCACCAGCGTCAGCTGCTGCTTTGATGATTGCTTCAGCTCTTTCTATGCTGCTATTATGATTAGCCGAGAGTTCAGCTACAATATAAGTATGTTGTTCTTTAAGCATTTTCTTAAAAAAGTTAGTTTGCGACACTAAAATCTCCTGTTACGATCTCTACACATCTATCAGGACCAAGGTGAAAAAACGTATCAAGGCAAGCCATAAATGGTACAAACTCTGAGTTTTGCTGTGCATACTCTATGAGTTCAGGGTGATGATAGCGCACGGCGATATTTGAATCTTGAAACGCCTCTTCAATCCCATACGCTTTCCCGTTACCTCCTGAAACATACTCCGTAGCTCCGGCTAGCACGCAAAGATCTCTTATCTTTTCGGGCCCGTAATCAGCGCATTCCCCTCGCTTCTCTATATCCGTGGCAAGAGCTAGCTGAGG
This window harbors:
- a CDS encoding WbqC family protein, with the protein product DSKWLTVPISSSSRALICNTKIQDSQWITDHISVVKRYYADAKYYDSSLLDMLEKRILETFLESDGDYTRVIRSQLEVLCSYLGFTPQLALATDIEKRGECADYGPEKIRDLCVLAGATEYVSGGNGKAYGIEEAFQDSNIAVRYHHPELIEYAQQNSEFVPFMACLDTFFHLGPDRCVEIVTGDFSVAN